The genome window CTTGCCTGTTTTATGACTGTTTCTGTATTATATCTTTGTCTAGTTTGCCTCAAACAACTAGGAGGCCACGGTGGAGAGAAAATCAGGGAGTGGTCTGGGTATGGAGAGAAAGTTCAGCTGAGctgaactgtactgtgtgtgttctctgggtGAGTGGAAAAAAGAGAAGTGCTCCCACCTCCCATTTCATAGTTCCCATGGAAACACAGGAAGTGTTTCCTCATTATTACATAACATATTAAGAAAATGCAAGATCTTGATTCCAAGTAAATTTGAATTTGGTAGTTTTTCATGGGAACTCTCAATATACAGGCCAAACAGGTGTTAAAAGTAAAGGATGCAATCATTAGgctgcaaaaaacaaacataaggAGTGGCCAAATCAACAATTTGGTACATTCATAAAAAGAGGGACTGCACTGCCAAGTTCAGCAACAAACAACAAAGGCCTGGAAGACCATGGAAGACAAGTGGTATAATCATCCTTTTCATCATAATTCTTTCCTTGGTGAAGAAAACCCCTTCACAACGTATACCCAAGCCAAGAAGACACTCAAAGAGGCAGATATATCACAAAAAATTGACAATTTCATTTGAAAACTAGTGAAATTTATTGTAAAAATCATTACTATGACTAatgatagaaaagaaaacaattcaGTGTACTACCATTATGTTTGCTTTTGAACGCAACTATAATACAGTTTTCCTCTTCCAGCTCTGTTTGCTCCGCCATACTAGAACCTTTCATTTTTATGGGCTGGTATTCAGAGCACTTGGTCAATAAATTTAGGAAGGTATAACAAATGTGAGTCACAGCCAGTAGGACTTTCATTATTAGGACATATTTAAGAAACATGACATGAGCAAGGTCATCATTAGGCAAATTTAACACTTTACAGACAACTCAAACATGGACATTTACCCAAAGATTAAAAATTAAGACTGTAGCAGCATGTAAAAGGCAGATTTAATGCAGTAACTGCCTGAAAGAAACAGGGATTTTAGTAATGCTACCAGATCAATCCTGCCAAAAACAAATGACAATATTAAGTCATTAATCAAAAAATACTTCTTACATTTAGAAAATGCTGTGCGGTTTAGTCTCCCAAAGTCAGGATTTTTTTCCGTGAGCCTGAAGTCTGGGTAGGAAATGCTGAGTAGACTTTAGATTAACATTTTTAGTCCTGTGCAAGACTAATTCTTATAAGTGATGAAATGTCTTCTTAAACTCATCAGTATTACAGCTCAAGCTGTGTCCACCAATTCCCCTTGGGCTGAGGATCAGACAGTGGGCTAAGGATTCGACAATGGGTCTTTGTAATGCTATATGAACTAAAAAAGAGTGAGGCATACATGCATTACTCAGATTTCTCTGACATTAAGGCTGAAGGTTTGTGCAGCTGCTAGGTCTGTAATCTAACATCAAGAATAAAACAACCATTGGGCACCAAATGTGAGTGCATGGCATGTGCCAGCATAAGTGCAAGCTATTCCAAGATCCCTCTTTGTAAGTGcgtattttaataattatttatacagCTGCCAGAACCATTGCCATGTATCAGTCTGGGTAATTGTTTTTTGAACTCTTCTTCCAACACACCCTTAAATAATAGCACAGTCCACTTCAAAGAAAACACTGCAAAGTATCCACAAGCCTGGAATGCGACTATTATGTGGCTAGAGCATACAGCTGGGGAGGAGCACTTCTCCAAACCCCCCCAAAAATCTTTCTGCCTAGTCTTTTACATTATGTGGAGAGGACATGAATATACTAGCTGTAATCACTGTTCTGCTCTGAACCAAAACCCTCTTTGACTCGGCCATTTTCTTCTATTTCTGTGTGcgtcataaaataaaaaagtgtttttgACATTCtgggcatatatatatatatatatatatatatatatatattacacacacacacagatcctgtgtgtgtgcgcgcatgtatTTTGCCTCTCCTCCTCATCTGGTCTCCATTAGAGCTGGGAGTATAAAACGCAGAAAGAAAACTGCCAAGCTGACAGTCTTCCATAGTCATTCTTTCTCAAAACACTCTCGTCTTGCAATGAACACAGTatcgttttttttcctgttatatATACAGGGCTACCTGCTAACACATGCTTTAGACTGTGCAGATGGGGGCATGGATTGTGACAGTGGGCAGGTTGAAAGGATAAAGGTAAGGGCTTTTTAAAGATTTTGAGATTTCACTCATCTACACAAACTGTGAATGTTGTTATAAAGTTTTACTTAAACAATTTATATAATTCTAAATCTTTAATCTAAACTTTGTTACTAGACTTCTGCAATTtcaaaatatgacaaaaatagGTATACTCTCGTTCTTATACCCACATCTTCTAGAAGTATCTTTTATGTTTCCTTTAGAAGACATCAAAACCTATGgcagaaaacattttaaatgcattggcatagacatatatatatatatatatatatatatatatatatatatatatatataaatatatatatatatatatatatatagctagcCAACAAAATTTAACTGAGTTGAACTGACCACAACTATTTCTTTCCGGCAAAAGTATGTCACAGTGGTTGAGGCGGAGCTTGTGGTCAGAAGTGGGCACAACATAAAAATCTTGAGGTATCAGGAGAACATTTTAACTTTGTTGTGATGACAAAGATGGACCCAGGGATGGGGTTTGTCTGTCCAGTGGTGTCTGACATTTAAATAGGCTAGGCACAAAAtaagacacacacgcacacaaaaaaaaacaacctatgAATAGAACAAAATGGTGCCAACTTTCCTTTGCTTTTCCATGAGTCAGTGGTCTGTTAAAGTTTCCACTCAGCATGACATGATCCACTCACcacttgtgtttttttaaagacatgGTAAGAGAAGAacacaatgaaaaataaactgtCTGAAGTCTGAAGATACTTATGAACTGACTTTCTGTTTGGGTAAATGTTGAATCCAGTGTTTGAAATATGTTAGATATCCTGCCTTATTTTATGAAGTTATGTAGGGTAATTACCAAATTGCAGCATTTCCTAGTGATTAATCTTATCATGAGAGATTTATTACACTTTAATTATTCTAACTAagcataattaaataaataaaaacaacaagctTAATTTTGTTTGGTGTAAATTTCAGGGAAAACATTTTCaactttttccattttctggGTGATTGGAAAGTGTAGGAGGAAAGTATTAGAAAGACATTTACTGTCCTTAAACGTTACATTTCACAATATTTAGCAGCCTTTTTAATTAAGATTAAGGCTTTTTAACCAATTAATTCTAAAGAATGTCTTATAGCCATAATGATAGATTTAACACATTGGCTTTAGAGCACATAGCACACTTACAGCTATACCTACTTGTTTATGGTACATTTAATGAAAGTCGACTGTACTGTGATACGATTTGACTGGATCATTAGACTATATAATAATTACTTTGGCATAGTTACACCAAATTATCATGCTTATAAGCAcaaatgttgaaatatataACAGGTATATTAGTAAGATTGTGTGAGCATGAAATAAGCTTCTATCCTTGTTAGTCTGTACAATATTTGCATGTTTTCAATTAACAAAAGCTAAAATTAACCAAGAGATAAAAGTATCCTGTATCTATTTCAGACAAGGTACACAAACGCAGACCATGAGAGAGGAGCTCAACGTAGCCAAGCCAACCTACCAGGGGCCTTTAAAGCCAAGGGCTTCCCCAACACTCtaattcaggtgtgtgtttacgtTTGTGTCTACTTGAAGTAAAAATTATGAATATCTATTatactgtgttttactgttttagGCGGACAGATCAAGGCGTCATCTGAATAGCAATAAGAAGAAACCATTGCCTCTTAAATCACGAGTGGGCAGTTACTCACTGCTGAGTCACAACCCTATGAGTCCTCTGCCAGTACGTATCCATGCCAATG of Hemibagrus wyckioides isolate EC202008001 linkage group LG23, SWU_Hwy_1.0, whole genome shotgun sequence contains these proteins:
- the si:dkey-12l12.1 gene encoding uncharacterized protein si:dkey-12l12.1 isoform X3 — translated: MNTVSFFFLLYIQGYLLTHALDCADGGMDCDSGQVERIKTRYTNADHERGAQRSQANLPGAFKAKGFPNTLIQADRSRRHLNSNKKKPLPLKSRVGSYSLLSHNPMSPLP
- the si:dkey-12l12.1 gene encoding uncharacterized protein si:dkey-12l12.1 isoform X1, whose protein sequence is MNTVSFFFLLYIQGYLLTHALDCADGGMDCDSGQVERIKTRYTNADHERGAQRSQANLPGAFKAKGFPNTLIQADRSRRHLNSNKKKPLPLKSRVGSYSLLSHNPMSPLPVRIHANDLSYDHELFPLP
- the si:dkey-12l12.1 gene encoding uncharacterized protein si:dkey-12l12.1 isoform X2; the encoded protein is MNTVSFFFLLYIQGYLLTHALDCADGGMDCDSGQVERIKTRYTNADHERGAQRSQANLPGAFKAKGFPNTLIQADRSRRHLNSNKKKPLPLKSRVGSYSLLSHNPMSPLPVMRARRHAADPVMPSRM